Genomic segment of Magnetospirillum sp. WYHS-4:
GATGGTCTGGTAGACCGCGTCCCGCGTACCGCCCCACAGCCAGTCGTTGTCGGCCAGAATCGGGTAGCCCTTGGCCCCCGAACCGCCCGAGCCGTGGCAGGGCGCGCAGTTGTCGCCGAAGATCATCTTTCCGCCCGCCATGGCGTACTGCATGAGCTTGCGGTCGGCCGCGATCTCGTCGACGGTCTTCTTCTCGAATTCCTTCGACCAGACTTCGCGGCTCTTCTTGACGTCCTTCATCTCCCGGGCGTGTTCGGCACGGGAAGAATAGCCGAACATGCCCTTGGTGTAGTCGCTGAAGGTCGGCCAAGCCGGATAGACCATCCAGTAGCCGATCGACCAGACGATGGTCGCGTAGAACGTATAGATCCACCAGCGGGGCAGCGGCGTATTCAGTTCCTTGATGCCGTCCCACTCATGCCCGGTGGTATCAGTACCCGTCAAGGCGTCCTTTTCGACGTGCGCCATGACTCACCCTCCGTTGCTTTCATCCTTGAAAGGGATCAGGCCGTTCCGCTCAAAGCGATCCTTGTTCTTGGGGCGGAAGGCCCAGAAGATGATGCCGGAAAACAGCAGCATCATCCAAACGACCCAGGCTTCCCGCGCCCAGAGATAGATTTCTTGAAGCGTCACGGCCGATCCTCCGATTACCTCTGAGCCAGCTCGGGCTTGAAGGTGGTGAAGTCCACCAGCGTCCCCAGCATCTGCAGATAGGCGACCAGCGCGTCCATCTCGGAGACCTTGTTGGGGTCGCCG
This window contains:
- the ccoP gene encoding cytochrome-c oxidase, cbb3-type subunit III translates to MAHVEKDALTGTDTTGHEWDGIKELNTPLPRWWIYTFYATIVWSIGYWMVYPAWPTFSDYTKGMFGYSSRAEHAREMKDVKKSREVWSKEFEKKTVDEIAADRKLMQYAMAGGKMIFGDNCAPCHGSGGSGAKGYPILADNDWLWGGTRDAVYQTIRFGIRSEHKDARISDMPKYLTDQIISKEEADAVADYVLTLSGSGGKATDAGKKVFADNCAACHGEDGKGMMELGGPSLADKIWLHVEPTKAGVMGQLTLPKQGVMPAWAGRLSDVEIKQVSLYVHSLGGGSK
- a CDS encoding cbb3-type cytochrome c oxidase subunit 3, with the translated sequence MTLQEIYLWAREAWVVWMMLLFSGIIFWAFRPKNKDRFERNGLIPFKDESNGG